From the genome of Camelus bactrianus isolate YW-2024 breed Bactrian camel chromosome 33, ASM4877302v1, whole genome shotgun sequence, one region includes:
- the HINFP gene encoding LOW QUALITY PROTEIN: histone H4 transcription factor (The sequence of the model RefSeq protein was modified relative to this genomic sequence to represent the inferred CDS: deleted 1 base in 1 codon) produces MPPPGKVPRKENLGLQCEWGSCSFVCSAMEEFCEHVTQHLQQHLQGSGEEEEEDPLEEEFSCLWQECGFCSLDSSDLVRHVYFHCYHTKLKQWGLQALQSQADLSPCILDLKSRNLIPDIPEHFLCLWEHCESSFDNPEWFYRHVEAHSLCCEYQAVGKDNHVVLCGWKDCTCTFKDRFKLREHLRSHTQEKVVACPTCGGMFANNTKFLDHIRRQTSLDQQHFQCSHCSKRFATERLLRDHMRNHVNHYKCPLCDMTCPLPSSLRNHMRFRHSEDRPFKCDCCDYSCKNLIDLRKHLDTHSKEPAYRCDFENCTFSARSLCSIKSHYRKVHEGDSEPRYRCHVCDKCFTRGNSLTVHLRKKHQFKWPSGHPRFRYKEHEDGYMRLQLVRYESVELTQQLLGQPQEGSGLGASLNESSLQGIILETVLGEPGPQEEVEEAEEEEEGGGNERASLAASQDTPSPVIHMVNQTNTQGERGIVYYVLSEAPGEPPPASESPSGGVIEKFQGLAEELEVQVM; encoded by the exons ATGCCGCCTCCTGGGAAAGTTCCCCGAAAGGAGAACCTGGGGCTACAGTGTGAGTGGGGGTCCTGTTCTTTTGTGTGCTCGGCCATGGAGGAGTTCTGCGAACACGTTACTCAGCACCTGCAGCAGCAcctgcagggctctggggaggaggaggaggaggacccgCTCG AGGAAGAATTCTCCTGTTTGTGGCAGGAGTGTGGCTTTTGTTCTCTGGACAGTTCTGATCTCGTCCGCCACGTCTACTTCCACTGCTACCACACCAAGCTGAAGCAATGGGGGCTGCAGGCCCTGCAGAGCCAGGCTGATCTCAGCCCCTGCATCCTGGACTTAAAGAGCCGCAACCTCATCCCTGACATCCCTGAGCACTTCCTGTGTCTGTGGGAGCACTGTGAG agctccttcGACAATCCCGAGTGGTTCTATCGGCACGTGGAAGCACACAGCCTGTGCTGTGAATACCAGGCAGTCGGCAAGGACAACCACGTGGTGCTGTGTGGCTGGAAAG ACTGTACCTGCACCTTCAAGGACCGCTTTAAGCTTCGAGAGCACCTCCGCAGTCACACCCAGGAGAAGGTGGTGGCCTGCCCCACCTGTGGGGGCATGTTTGCCAACAACACCAAGTTCTTAGATCACATCCGTCGCCAGACCTCATTGGATC AGCAACACTTCCAGTGCTCTCACTGCTCCAAGAGATTTGCCACAGAGCGGCTGCTGCGGGACCACATGCGTAACCACG TGAATCACTATAAGTGCCCTCTGTGCGACATGACCTGCCCGCTGCCATCCTCCCTCCGAAACCACATGCGCTTTCGCCATAGTGAGGACCGGCCCTTTAAATGTGACTGTTGTGACTACAG CTGCAAGAATCTAATCGACCTCCGGAAGCACCTGGATACCCATAGCAAGGAGCCAGCCTACAGGTGTGATTTTGAGAACTGCACCTTCAGTGCCCGCTCGCTCTGCTCTATCAAGTCCCATTACCGAAAAGTGCATGAA GGAGATTCAGAGCCAAGGTACAGATGCCACGTGTGTGACAAATGCTTCACAAGGGGCAACAGCCTCACTGTACACCTTCGCAAGAAGCACCAGTTCAAGTGGCCTTCAGGACACCCCCGTTTTCG GTACAAGGAGCATGAAGACGGTTACATGCGGCTGCAGCTGGTTCGCTATGAGAGTGTAGAGCTGACCCAACAGCTGCTGGGGCAGCCACAGGAGGGATCGGGCCTGGGAGCATCCCTGAATGAGAGCAGCCTGCAGGGGATCATTCTGGAAACAGTGCTGGGGGAGCCAGGACCTCAGGAAGAGGTGGAAGAggctgaagaggaagaggaaggcggGGGCAATGAGCGGGCATCCCTGGCAGCCTCTCAGGACACTCCCAGCCCTGTCATCCACATGGTGAATCAGACCAACACCCAAGGCGAACGAGGGATTGTCTACTATGTGCTGTCTGAAGCCCCGGGTGAGCCA CCCCCAGCCTCTGAGTCCCCCTCAGGGGGTGTCATTGAAAAGTTTCAGGGACTAGCTGAGGAGCTGGAAGTCCAGGTGATGTAA
- the C2CD2L gene encoding phospholipid transfer protein C2CD2L isoform X3: protein MDPGWGQRDVGWAALLLLFAASLLTVFGWLLQYARGLWLARARGGRGQAPALAAEPAGSLRELGVWRSLLRLRATRAGAPEEPGVRGLLASLFAFKSFRENWQRAWVRALNEQACRDGSSIQIAFEEVPQLPPRASINHVTCVDQSERTMVLHCQLSAEEMMFPVSVTQQSPAAVSMETYHVTLTLPPTQLEVNLEEIPGEGLLVSWVFTDRPDLSLKVLPKLQAKERGEEQVELSTIEDLIEDAIVSTQPAMMVNLRACPAPGGLVPSEKPPTVPQTQPAIPRPTRLFLRQLRASHLGSELEGTGEVCCVAELDNPMQQKWTKPTRAGPEVEWSEDLTLDLGPQSRELTLKVLRSSSCGDPELLGQATLSVGSPSRPLSRRQVCLLTPGPGKALGLAATMAAELQYEEGSPRNLGTPTSSTPRPSITPTKKIELDRTIMPDGTIVTTVTTVQSRPRVDGKLDSPSRSPSKVEVTEKTTTVLSESGGPSSTSHSSSPGESHLSNGLDPVAETAIRQLTEPSGRAAKKTPTKRSTLIISGVSKVPIAQDELALSLGYAASLEASMQDEAGTSGGPSSPPSDPPAMSPGPLDALSSPTSVQEADETTRSDISERPSVDDVESETGSTGALETRSLKDHKGGE from the exons ATGGATCCGGGCTGGGGGCAGCGGGACGTGGGCTGGGCGGCCCTGCTGCTCCTCTTCGCCGCCTCGCTGCTCACGGTGTTCGGCTGGCTGCTGCAGTATGCCCGGGGCTTGTGGCTGGCGCGGGCCCGCGGGGGCCGGGGCCAGGCACCCGCCTTAGCTGCCGAGCCCGCCGGCTCCCTGCGGGAGCTGGGCGTGTGGCGCTCGCTGCTGCGGCTGCGGGCGACTCGGGCTGGCGCCCCTGAGGAGCCAGGCGTCCGGGGCCTCCTGGCGTCGCTCTTCGCCTTCAAGTCTTTCCGGGAGAACTGGCAGCGGGCTTGGGTGCGAGCACTGAACGAACAGGCCTGCAGGGATGGG AGCTCCATCCAAATCGCCTTTGAGGAGGTGCCCCAACTCCCACCCAGAGCCAGCATCAATCATGTGACCTGCGTAGACCAATCAGAGCGCACCATG gtgctgcattgCCAGCTCTCTGCTGAGGAGATGATGTTCCCTGTCTCTGTGACCCAGCAGTCCCCTGCTGCCGTCTCCATGGAGACCTACCACGTCACTCTGACACTGCCACCAACACAG TTGGAAGTCAACCTGGAGGAAATCCCTGGTGAAGGCCTGCTTGTATCCTGGGTCTTCACTGATCGTCCGGATCTCAGCCTGAAGGTGCTTCCCAAGCTGCAGGCCAAGGAG AGAGGTGAGGAGCAAGTAGAGCTCTCTACTATTGAGGACTTGATCGAGGATGCCATAGTCAGCACTCAGCCAGCTATGATGGTCAACCTCAGGGCTTGCCCTGCCCCTGGAGGCCTG GTACCTAGTGAGAAGCCACCCACGGTGCCCCAGACCCAGCCAGCCATCCCCAGACCCACACGGCTATTCCTAAGGCAGCTTCGAGCATCTCATCTGGGAAGTGAGCTGGAAG GCACTGGAGAAGTGTGCTGTGTAGCTGAGCTCGACAACCCCATGCAACAGAAGTGGACCAAGCCCACGAGGGCTGGTCCTGAGGTGGAATGGAGCGAGGACCTGACACT GGATTTGGGCCCCCAGAGCCGAGAGCTGACCCTCAAAGTGCTGAGGAGTAGCAGCTGTGGAGACC CTGAACTCTTAGGCCAGGCCACACTGTCTGTGGGCTCCCCTTCCAGACCACTGTCCCGAAGACAGGTGTGCCTGCTCACCCCTGGGCCAGGGAAAGCCCTAGGGCTGGCAGCCACCATGGCAGCAGAG CTTCAGTATGAGGAGGGCTCGCCCCGGAACCTGGGcactcccacctcctccactccACGCCCCAGCATCACCCCTACCAAGAAAATTGAGTTGGACCGGACCATCATGCCTGATGGCACCATTGTCACCACAGTTACCACCGTCCAGTCCCGGCCCCGGGTAGATGGCAAATTAG aCTCCCCCTCCCGCTCCCCGTCCAAGGTGGAGGTGACTGAGAAGACGACAACCGTGCTGAGTGAGAGTGGTGGCCCCAGCAGTACCTCCCATAGCAGCAGCC CAGGGGAGAGCCACCTTTCCAACGGCCTGGACCCTGTAGCAGAGACAGCAATTCGCCAGCTGACTGAGCCCAGCGGGCGGGCAGCCAAGAAGACACCCACCAAGCGTAGCACACTCATCATCTCTGGGGTTTCCAAG GTGCCCATTGCTCAGGACGAGTTGGCACTATCCCTGGGCTATGCGGCATCCCTGGAAGCCTCAATGCAGGATGAGGCAGGGACCAGTGGAGGTCCCTCTTCACCCCCCTCAGACCCACCAGCCATGTCCCCAGGACCGCTAGATGCCCTCTCCAGTCCCACAAGTGTCCAGGAAGCAGATGAGACAACACGTTCGGACATTTCTGAGAGACCGTCTGTGGATGACGTTGAGTCGGAAACAGGATCTACTGGTGCCCTGGAAACGCGCAGCCTCAAGGATCACAAAGGTGGGGAG TGA
- the C2CD2L gene encoding phospholipid transfer protein C2CD2L isoform X1, producing the protein MDPGWGQRDVGWAALLLLFAASLLTVFGWLLQYARGLWLARARGGRGQAPALAAEPAGSLRELGVWRSLLRLRATRAGAPEEPGVRGLLASLFAFKSFRENWQRAWVRALNEQACRDGSSIQIAFEEVPQLPPRASINHVTCVDQSERTMVLHCQLSAEEMMFPVSVTQQSPAAVSMETYHVTLTLPPTQLEVNLEEIPGEGLLVSWVFTDRPDLSLKVLPKLQAKERGEEQVELSTIEDLIEDAIVSTQPAMMVNLRACPAPGGLVPSEKPPTVPQTQPAIPRPTRLFLRQLRASHLGSELEGTGEVCCVAELDNPMQQKWTKPTRAGPEVEWSEDLTLDLGPQSRELTLKVLRSSSCGDPELLGQATLSVGSPSRPLSRRQVCLLTPGPGKALGLAATMAAELQYEEGSPRNLGTPTSSTPRPSITPTKKIELDRTIMPDGTIVTTVTTVQSRPRVDGKLDSPSRSPSKVEVTEKTTTVLSESGGPSSTSHSSSPGESHLSNGLDPVAETAIRQLTEPSGRAAKKTPTKRSTLIISGVSKVPIAQDELALSLGYAASLEASMQDEAGTSGGPSSPPSDPPAMSPGPLDALSSPTSVQEADETTRSDISERPSVDDVESETGSTGALETRSLKDHKVSFLRSGTKLIFRRRPRQKEAGLSQSHDDLSNTTATPSVRKKAGSFSRRLIKRFSFKSKPKANGNPSPQL; encoded by the exons ATGGATCCGGGCTGGGGGCAGCGGGACGTGGGCTGGGCGGCCCTGCTGCTCCTCTTCGCCGCCTCGCTGCTCACGGTGTTCGGCTGGCTGCTGCAGTATGCCCGGGGCTTGTGGCTGGCGCGGGCCCGCGGGGGCCGGGGCCAGGCACCCGCCTTAGCTGCCGAGCCCGCCGGCTCCCTGCGGGAGCTGGGCGTGTGGCGCTCGCTGCTGCGGCTGCGGGCGACTCGGGCTGGCGCCCCTGAGGAGCCAGGCGTCCGGGGCCTCCTGGCGTCGCTCTTCGCCTTCAAGTCTTTCCGGGAGAACTGGCAGCGGGCTTGGGTGCGAGCACTGAACGAACAGGCCTGCAGGGATGGG AGCTCCATCCAAATCGCCTTTGAGGAGGTGCCCCAACTCCCACCCAGAGCCAGCATCAATCATGTGACCTGCGTAGACCAATCAGAGCGCACCATG gtgctgcattgCCAGCTCTCTGCTGAGGAGATGATGTTCCCTGTCTCTGTGACCCAGCAGTCCCCTGCTGCCGTCTCCATGGAGACCTACCACGTCACTCTGACACTGCCACCAACACAG TTGGAAGTCAACCTGGAGGAAATCCCTGGTGAAGGCCTGCTTGTATCCTGGGTCTTCACTGATCGTCCGGATCTCAGCCTGAAGGTGCTTCCCAAGCTGCAGGCCAAGGAG AGAGGTGAGGAGCAAGTAGAGCTCTCTACTATTGAGGACTTGATCGAGGATGCCATAGTCAGCACTCAGCCAGCTATGATGGTCAACCTCAGGGCTTGCCCTGCCCCTGGAGGCCTG GTACCTAGTGAGAAGCCACCCACGGTGCCCCAGACCCAGCCAGCCATCCCCAGACCCACACGGCTATTCCTAAGGCAGCTTCGAGCATCTCATCTGGGAAGTGAGCTGGAAG GCACTGGAGAAGTGTGCTGTGTAGCTGAGCTCGACAACCCCATGCAACAGAAGTGGACCAAGCCCACGAGGGCTGGTCCTGAGGTGGAATGGAGCGAGGACCTGACACT GGATTTGGGCCCCCAGAGCCGAGAGCTGACCCTCAAAGTGCTGAGGAGTAGCAGCTGTGGAGACC CTGAACTCTTAGGCCAGGCCACACTGTCTGTGGGCTCCCCTTCCAGACCACTGTCCCGAAGACAGGTGTGCCTGCTCACCCCTGGGCCAGGGAAAGCCCTAGGGCTGGCAGCCACCATGGCAGCAGAG CTTCAGTATGAGGAGGGCTCGCCCCGGAACCTGGGcactcccacctcctccactccACGCCCCAGCATCACCCCTACCAAGAAAATTGAGTTGGACCGGACCATCATGCCTGATGGCACCATTGTCACCACAGTTACCACCGTCCAGTCCCGGCCCCGGGTAGATGGCAAATTAG aCTCCCCCTCCCGCTCCCCGTCCAAGGTGGAGGTGACTGAGAAGACGACAACCGTGCTGAGTGAGAGTGGTGGCCCCAGCAGTACCTCCCATAGCAGCAGCC CAGGGGAGAGCCACCTTTCCAACGGCCTGGACCCTGTAGCAGAGACAGCAATTCGCCAGCTGACTGAGCCCAGCGGGCGGGCAGCCAAGAAGACACCCACCAAGCGTAGCACACTCATCATCTCTGGGGTTTCCAAG GTGCCCATTGCTCAGGACGAGTTGGCACTATCCCTGGGCTATGCGGCATCCCTGGAAGCCTCAATGCAGGATGAGGCAGGGACCAGTGGAGGTCCCTCTTCACCCCCCTCAGACCCACCAGCCATGTCCCCAGGACCGCTAGATGCCCTCTCCAGTCCCACAAGTGTCCAGGAAGCAGATGAGACAACACGTTCGGACATTTCTGAGAGACCGTCTGTGGATGACGTTGAGTCGGAAACAGGATCTACTGGTGCCCTGGAAACGCGCAGCCTCAAGGATCACAAAG TGAGCTTCCTGCGCAGTGGCACAAAGCTCATCTTCCGCCGGAGGCCTCGTCAGAAGGAAGCTGGTCTGAGCCAATCACACGATGACCTCTCCAACACGACAGCCACACCTAGCGTCCGAAAGAAGGCTGGCAGCTTTTCTCGCCGTCTTATCAAGCGCTTTTCCTTCAAATCCAAACCCAAGGCCAATGGCAACCCTAGCCCCCAGCTCTGA
- the C2CD2L gene encoding phospholipid transfer protein C2CD2L isoform X2, whose product MDPGWGQRDVGWAALLLLFAASLLTVFGWLLQYARGLWLARARGGRGQAPALAAEPAGSLRELGVWRSLLRLRATRAGAPEEPGVRGLLASLFAFKSFRENWQRAWVRALNEQACRDGSSIQIAFEEVPQLPPRASINHVTCVDQSERTMVLHCQLSAEEMMFPVSVTQQSPAAVSMETYHVTLTLPPTQLEVNLEEIPGEGLLVSWVFTDRPDLSLKVLPKLQAKERGEEQVELSTIEDLIEDAIVSTQPAMMVNLRACPAPGGLVPSEKPPTVPQTQPAIPRPTRLFLRQLRASHLGSELEGTGEVCCVAELDNPMQQKWTKPTRAGPEVEWSEDLTLDLGPQSRELTLKVLRSSSCGDPELLGQATLSVGSPSRPLSRRQVCLLTPGPGKALGLAATMAAELQYEEGSPRNLGTPTSSTPRPSITPTKKIELDRTIMPDGTIVTTVTTVQSRPRVDGKLDSPSRSPSKVEVTEKTTTVLSESGGPSSTSHSSSRESHLSNGLDPVAETAIRQLTEPSGRAAKKTPTKRSTLIISGVSKVPIAQDELALSLGYAASLEASMQDEAGTSGGPSSPPSDPPAMSPGPLDALSSPTSVQEADETTRSDISERPSVDDVESETGSTGALETRSLKDHKVSFLRSGTKLIFRRRPRQKEAGLSQSHDDLSNTTATPSVRKKAGSFSRRLIKRFSFKSKPKANGNPSPQL is encoded by the exons ATGGATCCGGGCTGGGGGCAGCGGGACGTGGGCTGGGCGGCCCTGCTGCTCCTCTTCGCCGCCTCGCTGCTCACGGTGTTCGGCTGGCTGCTGCAGTATGCCCGGGGCTTGTGGCTGGCGCGGGCCCGCGGGGGCCGGGGCCAGGCACCCGCCTTAGCTGCCGAGCCCGCCGGCTCCCTGCGGGAGCTGGGCGTGTGGCGCTCGCTGCTGCGGCTGCGGGCGACTCGGGCTGGCGCCCCTGAGGAGCCAGGCGTCCGGGGCCTCCTGGCGTCGCTCTTCGCCTTCAAGTCTTTCCGGGAGAACTGGCAGCGGGCTTGGGTGCGAGCACTGAACGAACAGGCCTGCAGGGATGGG AGCTCCATCCAAATCGCCTTTGAGGAGGTGCCCCAACTCCCACCCAGAGCCAGCATCAATCATGTGACCTGCGTAGACCAATCAGAGCGCACCATG gtgctgcattgCCAGCTCTCTGCTGAGGAGATGATGTTCCCTGTCTCTGTGACCCAGCAGTCCCCTGCTGCCGTCTCCATGGAGACCTACCACGTCACTCTGACACTGCCACCAACACAG TTGGAAGTCAACCTGGAGGAAATCCCTGGTGAAGGCCTGCTTGTATCCTGGGTCTTCACTGATCGTCCGGATCTCAGCCTGAAGGTGCTTCCCAAGCTGCAGGCCAAGGAG AGAGGTGAGGAGCAAGTAGAGCTCTCTACTATTGAGGACTTGATCGAGGATGCCATAGTCAGCACTCAGCCAGCTATGATGGTCAACCTCAGGGCTTGCCCTGCCCCTGGAGGCCTG GTACCTAGTGAGAAGCCACCCACGGTGCCCCAGACCCAGCCAGCCATCCCCAGACCCACACGGCTATTCCTAAGGCAGCTTCGAGCATCTCATCTGGGAAGTGAGCTGGAAG GCACTGGAGAAGTGTGCTGTGTAGCTGAGCTCGACAACCCCATGCAACAGAAGTGGACCAAGCCCACGAGGGCTGGTCCTGAGGTGGAATGGAGCGAGGACCTGACACT GGATTTGGGCCCCCAGAGCCGAGAGCTGACCCTCAAAGTGCTGAGGAGTAGCAGCTGTGGAGACC CTGAACTCTTAGGCCAGGCCACACTGTCTGTGGGCTCCCCTTCCAGACCACTGTCCCGAAGACAGGTGTGCCTGCTCACCCCTGGGCCAGGGAAAGCCCTAGGGCTGGCAGCCACCATGGCAGCAGAG CTTCAGTATGAGGAGGGCTCGCCCCGGAACCTGGGcactcccacctcctccactccACGCCCCAGCATCACCCCTACCAAGAAAATTGAGTTGGACCGGACCATCATGCCTGATGGCACCATTGTCACCACAGTTACCACCGTCCAGTCCCGGCCCCGGGTAGATGGCAAATTAG aCTCCCCCTCCCGCTCCCCGTCCAAGGTGGAGGTGACTGAGAAGACGACAACCGTGCTGAGTGAGAGTGGTGGCCCCAGCAGTACCTCCCATAGCAGCAGCC GGGAGAGCCACCTTTCCAACGGCCTGGACCCTGTAGCAGAGACAGCAATTCGCCAGCTGACTGAGCCCAGCGGGCGGGCAGCCAAGAAGACACCCACCAAGCGTAGCACACTCATCATCTCTGGGGTTTCCAAG GTGCCCATTGCTCAGGACGAGTTGGCACTATCCCTGGGCTATGCGGCATCCCTGGAAGCCTCAATGCAGGATGAGGCAGGGACCAGTGGAGGTCCCTCTTCACCCCCCTCAGACCCACCAGCCATGTCCCCAGGACCGCTAGATGCCCTCTCCAGTCCCACAAGTGTCCAGGAAGCAGATGAGACAACACGTTCGGACATTTCTGAGAGACCGTCTGTGGATGACGTTGAGTCGGAAACAGGATCTACTGGTGCCCTGGAAACGCGCAGCCTCAAGGATCACAAAG TGAGCTTCCTGCGCAGTGGCACAAAGCTCATCTTCCGCCGGAGGCCTCGTCAGAAGGAAGCTGGTCTGAGCCAATCACACGATGACCTCTCCAACACGACAGCCACACCTAGCGTCCGAAAGAAGGCTGGCAGCTTTTCTCGCCGTCTTATCAAGCGCTTTTCCTTCAAATCCAAACCCAAGGCCAATGGCAACCCTAGCCCCCAGCTCTGA